Genomic DNA from Telopea speciosissima isolate NSW1024214 ecotype Mountain lineage chromosome 2, Tspe_v1, whole genome shotgun sequence:
AAGGCCAAGATTAAAGAAAGCAACAGCTACAAGCAAAAAAGATCACATTAATTAATTGTGATGGGATCCTGGGGAAATTTCTATCAGACCCTAacttttaaaaatatatttatccAATCTCCCCTATGGAATACTTCTTTTCTGATTCCCTCAATACAGCAAACTTTCAAATTCTTTCTCCCAACTTTTTAAAATGCCCAGATTAAAACCTTCAATGAAATAttacaattattttttttacttcacTTTTAAATCTACCTTTTAAGTACACATTGAGATGACCTAACTATGTGTTGCATAGTTATAAAGATATATTATCCCTTTAGTGTCTAAATTTATTTTAACATTCACATGGGCACCCAAAATCATATGGTACACAATCTCAGAAATTTCTCAACGAATTAGTGGACTAAATAAAACCATCAAATTATTCTAGTATGTAATTATACTAAAATAATACAGAGATAAACAATGTGCTCAAAAATTGGTCAATCCGTATCACATATATCAAATACCATGCCTTTTGGGTCAAGGATGGCCATGTGGACATTTGAATCAATATAGTTACAAAGGGATAATATGGCATTAATAATTACGTAATACATAGTTAGGTCATCTCAATACATACTTAGAAGGTAGATTTAAAGGTGAATTGGAGAAATAGTGAAAATGTGTCATTGAAGGGTAATCTCAATATTCTAAAAATCcaggggagaaggagaggtgAAAGTTTACTTTATTGGGGGAAATCAGAAACTTTATGTTCTATTGGGTTattttgagtaaatataggTTACGTTAACGGGACTgacagaaaattttccttttgttaTGCATAGAAACCTGGATGAGTATAATTTTGAGTAACGGGATGTAGATTCCTCAGTGTTTGctgaacttttctttttctttctgttcctttATCTGTTCTTAAGACAAGGAATTTGTAAGCATGTAAACTCTAATAAAATAAGCATTTCAATCTGAAGAGTTTATTTTTCTAACCTTCCTTATATTTTAGGAGTTTCATGTGTTCTTCATGCATCACCACTTTGACAGCCTCTAGACCACATTTCCTAACAAGCATATCAAGGAGATGCTTGACCTGGCATGAGTAGGAAGCAACATCAATATCGAGGAATTTCTCTTtcaattagaaagaaaaaaaaaaatcaagagcTTCAAAAGACGAACAGAAGAACAATGCAACTGGTGCAAAGGAGTATAAAATATATGCTTATCGATCTGGAATATATAGTCAATGAGGCCATAATGAGACATCTGACCAAAAACTAGGCCCCAAGGAATAAAAGGATATGATCATGGCCTCTCATCTATGGCCTTGGTCAGTCTGTCACCAACTAATAGAGCATCTGACCCAGTCAACTGTTTCTTACAGCAACAAAGGCACAAGCCAAACATTCATTCATTCTGAAAATCTTGGTTAGAAGCTTTATGGCTCTTGCATCTTAAATAGGCTAACtctacattaaaaaaaaaaataacattcaCTAACCCTCCCCTAATATTCACTAACATAAAAACAAAACCTCCACTAATACATCCACCAACATCTACTTAACAGTCACTAACATAAAATAACTCCACAAATGGTAGTGGTGGTAGGTAGTGAACAGATTACCCTTGGTAGGTAGTGGTAGTATTGGACAGATCACCCACTAATGGTAGTGGACAGGCCCactaattttttggttttattcctTCTCGAGTACGTTGAATACCCAACATCCAGTTTCATATTCTGTTGTCAGTTCCATAAATAACAGAGtctaaaattgaaccaaataaaaCCAGTTGGAATTTAGCTCGAAAAGATCACAAGTTAGGGTTTGATAACTAGAGGAGAAATAACAGATATCAGAACTAGAAGTAACAGAAATTCTGGTCGAGTGCTGTTTAGGACCCGTGGAACAATCTTACAGCATTTCTAAGAATCAGGTTAAGTTTCTGCCCTGCCGCTACGCAAGCTAGCACAACAGAGtcagagaaaaggaaagaaaccagAATTAAAAGAAGTCTGATAACTCAGAACAGATCCAAACTTTAGAATCAACCTGCAGAATTTAAAGGAATTCTGAAAACAGAATTATGGAGTTGTAGAAAAGTCCTAGTGCTACTAGGAAAACTAATAGCAATACCCAGAACTGATAGATAGCCTTAtccaaagaaaataataaatggCTGAAAGGTTTCATACATGGTCATGTATGAACACGGTCAACACTTTAGCCCTTGGATAGGAATACTCAATACTTGTGTGTCTATCCGACGATTGAAGTATTGATCACATTTCATACACGACCATATATGAAAACCGGTCCCTAATAAAAACAGCAGCATATTTTACTAAAAGACTGACTCTAGACTTCTAGAGATAGAGATAAGATGGAGATAAGTTGGATTGCTAACATCAAGCCTATTCTAGCTCAAgataagagaaaataataaataagaaaataaatagaaaacaacTACTAAGACTCCAACTTAACTAACTAAAAAATCCCATATTCCTACCccctacccatattttaggcacATTAAAGTTGGTCTATTACAACAATAAAAATCCCTTGGACGAAAGACCCAACACATATGTAAACCAgtccaaggcttatttccaccaaaatcataattgtcaaggcgaCATCTTGTTGGTATTGCCTTGATTTTTTCCCCTCCTCCAACGCCTAGGATCGCCTAGACTTCGTGACAAGTATgactaaaataagcccacttCTGTGATTTATTTGCTTGGTCTACCCAATAGGTGGTGGAAGTGAGCTTCCACCTATCAACTCAATTTTACTAAACCTCATCACAACAAAATAAGGTCGGCTACAAGAATCCCGTAGGAAATGCTCatttgaattgaaaatttttcactGGAAATCCCCAAAATGGTTCCCAACTTATCATGGTTGTTTGTCGCAAAGGAATCACAGAATGTGAATACACTTCAAACATTGGGGGCATCAATCGTCCCCGGATGATGTATTATCATCAAAAGGAGCTGATAATATTTGCTAagtttttcaattattttattttctttctttttttggggggaaatttacgaaacaccccctgaaaatgggtcgaaactcagatcaccccctgaaatttgaaaatactcagatcaccccttctacactaacggtgttagtctgctgttagttattggtgtaaaaagaccattttacccttgtacatTGAAAAGACACTTTTAACCCCAAAATCAAGTAGGATGAAGGACTAAAGCGTTTCACCTTCTCCAGCACCGGCACCGGAGccatatcttctccttctccatctccgacCAACCTGCATCTTCAATGGTTATGTTCTACACGCTCcatctctcttctatctctctcttgtaACTCCCGGAGGTGGGTTTCTCAGGCAAAGTCACTGCAAGATGACCATTCGATTACAGAGAATGAATTCTTAATTCAAAAGCTAACAAGgtaaaattaaagaagaaacaaagaaatcccaaaaaggattttaaaaaaatgaaaaaaatcaaaGGCGAAATTCAAAAGTGTGGGGGTGGTGGTTTTATCAGTAGGGCATGAATAAATTAATCATCACTTGAGGCCGCGGGGGATGAAGTGGGTAAAGCAACAGAGGGTGCAGCAGAGATTAACAGGAGTCGGGAGAGAACCCGAGTCGACCAAATTCACGGTCTCAATGCGTCTGTCAACAACCGAATCCTCCACAGTGTTGCCCGTGAAATTAACAGGGAATGTTGGCAACAAGAGAACTAGCAACGGAACATCCAACGAGCGATTATCAATTCATCTTATTGGATTCAGATCTtactgattttgtttttttacccatgttttgattttagggttttattggttGATGGATTTGTAAACCGAATAGAGGCAGCATAGGTGCTGCGATTAAAGAAGACTTGAACCACCGCCCCCGCTGCAGTCGTCTCCAAGAGTTacgagagcgagagagagagagagagagagacagacagacagagagatggagatggagagcAGGTGGCCACTTCGGTAAACCGCAagggtttttgaaacccttGTAAACCGCAAGGGTTTTTTTCCGGTATCCTTCGCCGGCATACTGGTCGCCGTATGAGTTTATCCCTTCATCGGGAGTTGTAGGCAGGTGGTCACTCCGGTTAACCGTGATTTGCAGGTTTCTACCTGCAATTTTGAAACCCTATAAGTTGCAGAGATTaagttgcaggtcatgtgaggaagaagatggatatttggggttttaggttcaagggtaaaatagtaactctacatttgggaaggagagggaatattccctctctgattccttattttaattaagacaaaaaaaaaaaaaagaatacatgTTAGGCTTTTagatctaagggtaaaatagaaattatactcttcccaagggtagtttagggttttctaaaaatttaaccagctgacttcatcagttaactaacggtagggtctaatttgagtatagggctctaatgcagggggtgatctaagtattttcaaatttcaggaggtgatctgagtttcgacccattttcaggggggtgtttcgtaaattttcctcttttttttttgggaaaattatggGTACACCCCCTGTACTTGGCCTAAAATAATTATAAACCCGAAGTTTCAAAATACGCACTTGTACACCCCCTCTATTTtgcaaaaaatacaaaattaacaGTCCGTTAGAAAGTAAACGTTAAGTGATGAAGTGGGCTTTAAACTGCACATGAAATGATTATCGTCTTCCTAAAACACAAAATCCCTCTTTGTCTCTGTGCGAAGAAGAGGCGAACCAGTGATCCCTTGCCCAAGTAAACGTTCCTTTGTTCTCTGAATCgctgttttttttattgattaaaTGATGGAATCGGTTTATAGAACCTGGTTACATGAAACCACAGAAGCGTCGAACATCTACGATGTCAATGAACTACGCATGGACCTACATACAACCCTTGGCACTGCTAAATGGCAGGAGGCTTTCACATCCCCTAGTTTCTGTTCTgagattagggttttcaaaacgTTTTTGAGTTGATTGTTGAGTTTGTCACTGCAGTTGGAGGAGTTTGCACGGGCAGTCAACTCGAGCTATGTTGAGAGCTCTAGCTCGGCCGAAGATGGGAGAATCAAACACCACCAATATATTGTTGCTATTGAGTTTCTGATTTCTACGGTTGAGAATTCATTGAAGGAGTCAGTCGTCGCGAAAGGCAAGTCGACGTTGCCTTGGGTTCGTTTGGATGAAGGTGAACGGGATGAGCTCGCCTTGTTTCTCTCAGGACCTTTGGTAGACATGGCCACTCCCTCTGCTACGATTCTTGCTAGGGGGAATTTGCAGGGAGCGCGTGGAGAAACAGTGTCAAGTTGTTCGAAGAATTCTGCGCATTCAGCCGAGTGGGGTTCACAAGAGAATAAGGAGGAGAGATTTCACGGACATCAGAGGACTGCAAGTGCCAGTGCTGAAATTGATACCTAGAAAATTACAGTTGCTGAAGAGAATTCCCAAAGGAGTTCTTCTGATGTCATGTATGATCTTCCTCCTCCTAGGAGATTCAGTTTTTCAGGGCTGCTCGAAGCCATGGAGCCCATTCCCAAGCTGAATTAGTCCAAGAATGGCTTCAGAAAATGGAAGGTTGGGGATCGTCGTCTGGCAACCAATGTTGTGCCATTATGGCCACAGTAGTTGAGTCAGGtgagagattaaaaaaaaatctttttcaaTTTGGCATTTACAGTTGTAGTTCCTAATTATCGTTTCTTCggtatttttttcttgtaattgttcttcccctaattttccttcttttgcaGGGAATAAATGCTTGTTATGAAAGAAGTACGAGTTGCCTTGATAGGTGTGACAAGTCTTATGATAAGCAGCTATATGATTGCTTTGGAGCTGTTTAAAGACAATTCCAGAGGTTGCAATATCAAATCCAATACAGTCGGTGATGCACattcatcacccaaatgggcttattttattaggaataagattgggttatatacatgttgggccttcgATCCCATTGGTTTTCTATGTactaggccactttaatgggcctaaaatatgggtacataggttgcatacgggattagccctacacttagttttattttcatgtttttaatgttttaaattgaatcaGTCCAAagttggtttgaaccagtggttcaatttaagtaattttagaagtttgtcttttaattgtttagttgggctggaatAGGACTCTATTTtaagtctatttcagtttcctagtcagtttagttACCTAGTAGGTTAAGGAATGGGTTgtgccttttctttttagtggaggagtctaattttgagtcttttatataaggttgtaaggggacaaagtattgaatacgaatttgattaatgaaaaagcttttgcttgctgCCATAGTTGTCGCTCtactctgttgagtgttgccttgtgagtcatatcaaggtgaagggattggtagatctccaattgactccttgcgtcttgtagACCGCGAGGATCTGTTATAacggattggtggatctccaatcaaCTCCTTGAATCTTGTAGACCAGGAGGATCTGTtataagggattggtggatctccaatcgactccttacATCTTGTAAATCGGGAGGACCTGCTTCtattcttcaagctgctgccattgaagacctgcaaattcaagtaagtagtttacaATTTTAGCccacacccttcttctcctaatcatCTAAACCCAGCCCCATCGATCCCCATTGCCAATACTCAATCATTACTACCTTCCTCAATCTGTTAGGGttagaatcatctcaagttttgACCCAATGTTCCTGAACCTAATTCATGAACTCGATTTCAGTTTGGTGCAATTCTGACATGCAGATCTGTTCCTGATGTGAATTTTCAATTCTGCCCTTATTGTTATATTGTTCTTCTGAGGTCACAATTAATATACCTATTCTGCTTATCTGTTATTGTTGATTCTTCTAGACTAAATTTATATTCGATTACTAAACATAACCCCAATTTCTGATCTCTGAATTTCTTGGTTAaattacttttttgcccttttcctagttgtactaggattcCCCCATATTAGCTTATCTAACCATTAGATCAATTTCAGCTTTTTAGCAATTGTTCCAGACCCTATTTAGTAAACTCATATGGAATTTGGGATCATTCTAACCATCTgattttctgttatcaagattttccctaatctgaactatcctttgatgaaaagatcttggtttggttcctagtttgattattcgaatctaggactacattaagtggtatcagagccatggatgaagATGGCAATACAGTGCTGCCACCCCCACCAGATCCCATGGCTGCCATAATGGAGATGCTCCAAAAGTTATATACTGGTCAGAAGGTTATTAATG
This window encodes:
- the LOC122652441 gene encoding uncharacterized protein LOC122652441, yielding MDLHTTLGTAKWQLEEFARAVNSSYVESSSSAEDGRIKHHQYIVAIEFLISTVENSLKESVVAKGKSTLPWVRLDEGERDELALFLSGPLVDMATPSATILARGNLQGARGETVSSCSKNSAHSAEWGSQENKEERFHGHQRTASASAEIDT